A single bacterium DNA region contains:
- a CDS encoding fused MFS/spermidine synthase produces MFRYRLTAFAVGAAIMMAEMAAARAIAPHFGASIIVWTNVIGIVMLALALGYWAGGRIAAAHPHVRVLGGIIIGAGILLLVPAFATRAIAGSLVLDALSFSGGFTALALGSFLSVTLLFAVPIALLGTVAPFLIQLAASGQDAVGRVAGSLYALSTVGSLVGTFLPALVLLPTIGTRRTIIVASVVLILVGAMLLPHARRGTSVAVLLAAALLGVPDAPLPWFFGGEVIAATESRYQYLRIVDRPSPREAGTRERMLIFNEGFGVQSIAVEEGSIPRGYFTALAAMPSLFSDGRALRVLILGNAGGTIGHLLELSFPDREIAITGVEIDPAVTTLTRAHFPPPPVAYPVVHADSRVFLQTTDAQYDIIVGDAYTDQLTIPAHLVSEEFFALVARHLAEDGIAAFNINAPRDDSRLLASLTQTIRSAFPHVMIGSTPRSWNRIVLASNRVIDARASDALASGIHFAVVERDPFRRPFTDDWAPIELATDIEVLGAMLRP; encoded by the coding sequence ATGTTCCGCTACCGACTCACCGCGTTTGCCGTTGGTGCCGCCATCATGATGGCGGAGATGGCGGCGGCACGCGCGATTGCGCCGCACTTTGGTGCGTCCATTATCGTGTGGACGAACGTCATCGGTATCGTCATGCTCGCGCTCGCACTCGGGTACTGGGCGGGCGGGAGGATCGCGGCTGCGCATCCGCACGTGCGTGTGCTCGGCGGGATCATCATCGGTGCGGGCATCCTCCTCCTCGTCCCCGCGTTCGCCACACGCGCCATCGCGGGATCGCTCGTGCTCGATGCGTTGTCGTTCAGCGGTGGGTTCACCGCGCTCGCGCTCGGCTCATTCCTCAGTGTGACGCTCCTCTTTGCCGTTCCGATTGCGCTCCTCGGGACGGTGGCACCGTTCCTCATCCAGCTCGCGGCGAGCGGTCAGGATGCGGTGGGTCGCGTCGCGGGATCGCTCTACGCGCTCTCCACCGTGGGCTCGCTCGTGGGGACGTTCCTCCCCGCGCTCGTCCTCCTCCCGACGATCGGGACGCGGCGCACGATCATCGTTGCGTCGGTCGTGCTCATCCTCGTGGGTGCGATGCTCTTGCCGCACGCGCGTCGCGGGACATCCGTCGCAGTATTGCTCGCGGCCGCGCTCCTCGGTGTTCCGGACGCACCGCTCCCATGGTTCTTCGGCGGCGAGGTCATCGCCGCCACCGAGTCGCGCTACCAGTACCTTCGCATCGTGGACCGTCCATCCCCGCGCGAGGCCGGCACGCGCGAGCGCATGCTCATCTTCAACGAGGGTTTCGGCGTGCAGTCCATCGCGGTGGAGGAGGGGAGCATTCCGCGTGGGTACTTCACCGCGCTCGCAGCCATGCCATCGCTCTTTTCCGATGGACGCGCACTCCGCGTGCTCATCCTCGGCAATGCGGGCGGCACCATCGGCCATCTCCTGGAGCTTTCGTTTCCGGATCGAGAGATCGCCATCACCGGCGTGGAGATTGATCCGGCGGTGACGACGCTCACGCGGGCGCATTTCCCACCACCACCCGTGGCCTATCCCGTGGTGCACGCGGATAGCCGTGTCTTCTTGCAGACAACGGACGCGCAATACGATATTATTGTGGGAGATGCCTACACGGATCAGCTCACGATTCCGGCACATCTCGTGAGCGAGGAGTTCTTCGCGCTCGTGGCGCGCCACCTCGCGGAAGACGGCATTGCCGCGTTCAACATTAACGCGCCGCGTGACGACTCGCGCCTCCTCGCGTCGCTCACGCAGACCATCCGGAGCGCGTTTCCGCACGTCATGATAGGGAGCACGCCCAGGAGTTGGAACCGCATCGTTCTTGCGAGCAATCGCGTGATTGATGCGCGTGCGTCAGACGCCCTCGCTTCGGGTATCCATTTTGCCGTCGTGGAGCGCGATCCGTTCCGCCGACCGTTCACGGACGACTGGGCACCCATCGAGCTCGCCACGGACATCGAGGTCCTCGGCGCGATGCTCCGCCCATAA
- a CDS encoding vitamin K epoxide reductase family protein, producing the protein MPSSARRLLAAIVALSGVGIIVSGYGLWQHYAPVGTAFCNISERFSCDIVNKSQWSEFFGIPVAAIGIVGFLALVALALVAYKHPPTGAPSELRFAVTLLLVLSLLGLIFQAALTAIELFIIGAACLICLTSQAIILGIAGCAIALYTQRVWIPADSTSPPSS; encoded by the coding sequence ATGCCGAGTAGTGCTCGCCGATTGCTCGCGGCTATCGTCGCCCTCTCGGGTGTCGGTATCATCGTTTCGGGATACGGCCTCTGGCAGCACTACGCGCCGGTCGGTACGGCGTTCTGCAACATCAGCGAGCGTTTCTCGTGTGACATCGTGAACAAGAGCCAGTGGTCGGAGTTCTTCGGCATTCCCGTGGCCGCGATCGGCATCGTCGGCTTCCTCGCGCTCGTGGCACTCGCGCTCGTGGCGTACAAGCACCCCCCGACCGGCGCGCCATCGGAACTTCGTTTCGCCGTCACGCTCCTCCTCGTCCTCTCGCTTCTCGGACTCATCTTCCAGGCCGCCCTCACCGCCATCGAGCTGTTCATCATCGGTGCCGCGTGTCTCATCTGCCTCACGTCGCAGGCCATCATCCTGGGGATTGCCGGCTGTGCGATCGCATTGTATACTCAGCGTGTATGGATTCCCGCGGACAGCACATCGCCACCCTCCTCGTAG
- a CDS encoding 3-hydroxyacyl-CoA dehydrogenase NAD-binding domain-containing protein, whose product MTVAILGAGTMGCALATLLAANNYRVRLWSVESDVVRDIATHHRTKKYLPDVILDAERISATGDLAGALVGADGVVFAVPSTAVALVARDARPFLARGAAVLCVAKGIDGPSFSPLPAVIARTLGRARGSVAGLAGPAVAAEFVAGTPTAVVIAGTLAATRLWQRAFARPTFTVQRSRDLIGISWAAALKNVYAIGLGMCDGMAYATNTKALLMERALAEMVTVLRRVRARPETAYGLAGLGDLVTTGFAPSGRNRTFGEMICASADCDIPALLTRMTVEGVAASAVAHAWAECTHTTLPLLNMIWRVCHEHADPCDTLAQYLEEAYA is encoded by the coding sequence ATGACCGTCGCGATCCTCGGGGCTGGCACCATGGGGTGCGCGCTCGCCACGCTCCTCGCAGCGAACAACTATCGTGTTCGGTTGTGGTCCGTGGAGTCGGATGTCGTGCGCGACATCGCGACGCACCATCGGACAAAGAAGTATCTCCCCGACGTTATCCTGGATGCGGAGCGCATCAGCGCGACTGGCGATCTCGCGGGCGCGCTCGTTGGTGCTGACGGTGTCGTCTTCGCGGTACCGTCCACGGCGGTGGCACTCGTGGCGCGCGACGCGCGACCGTTTCTCGCGCGCGGTGCTGCCGTGCTCTGCGTCGCAAAGGGGATTGACGGGCCGTCGTTTTCTCCGCTGCCGGCGGTCATCGCGCGCACACTCGGGCGCGCACGCGGGAGCGTTGCAGGGCTCGCAGGCCCAGCCGTTGCCGCCGAGTTCGTCGCGGGAACGCCAACGGCCGTGGTCATCGCGGGAACGCTCGCAGCGACGCGCCTCTGGCAGCGCGCGTTCGCGCGTCCGACGTTCACCGTGCAACGCTCGCGCGACCTCATCGGCATCTCGTGGGCGGCGGCACTCAAGAACGTCTACGCCATCGGGCTTGGCATGTGCGATGGAATGGCGTACGCGACGAACACGAAAGCGCTCCTCATGGAGCGTGCACTCGCGGAGATGGTCACGGTGCTCCGTCGCGTGCGCGCGCGTCCGGAGACCGCCTACGGCCTCGCGGGGCTCGGCGATCTCGTAACCACCGGCTTTGCGCCCTCCGGACGCAATCGGACATTTGGTGAGATGATCTGCGCCTCTGCGGACTGCGACATCCCCGCGCTCCTCACGCGCATGACCGTGGAGGGTGTCGCGGCGAGTGCCGTCGCACACGCGTGGGCCGAGTGCACGCACACCACCCTCCCGCTCCTCAACATGATTTGGCGCGTCTGCCACGAGCACGCGGATCCCTGTGACACGCTTGCGCAGTACCTCGAGGAAGCATACGCTTGA
- a CDS encoding FAD-dependent oxidoreductase, with protein sequence MTQQPYDLLIIGGGAAGYAAAIYARRYNLSVGLIEGPTFGGYTALAGVIENYPGVPQADGFELMRNMRQQAVEELGTEIIEGEASAVTGARHCFSVTVGDATYAAKTLIFATGMEHRKLGLPQEEEYERRGLHYCPTCDGPVYAGKPVAVVGGGDSAVKSANQLADMGASRVVLIAREDNVDRAEPINRDRLDARVRAGKVTVFYENEVIAYLGGPPLSGVHLKQPVDGEDRLDVAAVFIAIGSVPRSALAVSLGVRTDEHGEIDVEAETMATNVEGVYAAGDVADAAWGFKQTVTSVAQGAIAATSVYRDLGEHAAIACAMHAVAIPAAALPAVLP encoded by the coding sequence ATGACACAACAACCCTACGACCTCCTCATCATCGGCGGCGGTGCTGCGGGGTACGCGGCGGCGATCTACGCACGTCGGTACAATCTTTCCGTGGGCCTCATCGAAGGCCCGACGTTTGGCGGGTACACGGCACTCGCGGGTGTCATCGAGAACTACCCGGGCGTACCGCAAGCCGATGGGTTCGAGCTCATGCGGAACATGCGGCAACAGGCGGTCGAGGAGCTGGGCACGGAGATCATTGAGGGCGAGGCATCTGCGGTGACGGGCGCGCGTCACTGCTTCTCGGTGACGGTCGGCGATGCGACGTATGCGGCAAAGACGCTCATCTTCGCAACCGGCATGGAGCACCGGAAACTCGGACTCCCGCAGGAGGAGGAGTACGAGCGGCGCGGCCTGCACTACTGCCCAACCTGTGACGGGCCGGTGTACGCGGGTAAGCCCGTGGCAGTGGTGGGCGGAGGCGATAGCGCGGTGAAGAGTGCCAATCAGCTCGCGGACATGGGTGCGAGCCGCGTCGTGCTCATCGCGCGCGAGGATAACGTTGATCGCGCAGAGCCGATCAATCGTGATCGCCTCGACGCGCGCGTGCGTGCGGGGAAGGTGACCGTGTTCTACGAGAACGAGGTCATCGCGTACCTCGGTGGTCCACCGCTCTCCGGCGTGCACCTCAAGCAACCGGTGGATGGCGAGGATCGCCTCGACGTTGCCGCAGTGTTCATCGCCATTGGATCGGTTCCGCGCTCCGCGCTCGCGGTATCGCTCGGCGTGCGGACGGACGAGCATGGTGAGATTGATGTGGAGGCCGAGACGATGGCAACGAACGTCGAAGGTGTGTACGCAGCCGGTGATGTCGCAGATGCCGCATGGGGGTTCAAGCAGACAGTCACCTCGGTCGCCCAGGGCGCGATTGCGGCGACATCAGTGTACCGTGATCTCGGTGAGCACGCGGCGATCGCGTGCGCGATGCACGCGGTGGCGATTCCTGCAGCAGCGTTGCCGGCGGTACTACCATAG
- a CDS encoding DoxX family protein yields the protein MKSMAAMITILRVAMGWVFLGAGLDKLLAEGGWSAAGYLRGATGPFAGLFQSLAGVAWVDQLNMWGLTLIGVALIIGVAVRWSSFWGIVVMLSYYFAHFDQNTANGWMDSHVIYALLLLTFLVVGAGSWYGLDSKLRASSGVRRWLLSG from the coding sequence ATGAAGTCCATGGCTGCCATGATAACCATCCTCCGCGTGGCGATGGGATGGGTGTTCCTCGGTGCGGGTCTCGATAAGCTCCTCGCGGAAGGCGGGTGGTCGGCGGCCGGCTACCTCCGTGGTGCGACGGGGCCGTTCGCGGGACTCTTCCAGTCCCTCGCGGGCGTGGCGTGGGTGGATCAGCTCAACATGTGGGGGCTCACGCTCATCGGCGTTGCGCTCATCATCGGTGTCGCCGTGCGGTGGTCGAGCTTCTGGGGCATCGTCGTCATGCTCTCGTACTACTTCGCGCACTTCGATCAGAATACGGCGAATGGCTGGATGGATTCGCACGTGATCTACGCACTCCTCCTCCTCACGTTCCTCGTCGTTGGCGCGGGGTCGTGGTACGGGCTCGATAGCAAGCTCCGCGCGTCCTCCGGTGTGCGCCGTTGGCTCCTGAGTGGTTGA